One stretch of Streptomyces agglomeratus DNA includes these proteins:
- a CDS encoding RNA ligase, producing MSQAYLTLQDLLPPQKLAAALDAGHVTRKPHPELPLSLYTYTRTCQYERIWNEVTTRCRGLVADDTTGEIVALPLPKFFNVGEHEAGQPYAPALPDEPFEVYDKVDGSLAVVFHYADRWRVASKGSFISAQAKWAQRRLDNRDTSALTPGVTYLAEILYPQNRIVVDYGDRRDLVLLAAIGRDGEEIPVAGAEAAWKAIGSVVTRWPAMPLADLIALTTSNTMPGGRSASGTDAEGFVLRFASGVRAKAKLSEYVRLHKVLTGVTERDIWRSHGIQRFAGMSAKRLAQGLGCSRAELGGITAAGGRPLDVLLEQVPDEFDAWVRGVIARLEADAAARERAIDEAFGKLAHLAADRGEFARAVRELPDGQIRAAMFLRLDGRPTDLVVWRAVRPEAADPFKTDEEN from the coding sequence ATGAGCCAGGCGTACCTGACTCTCCAAGACCTGCTGCCGCCACAGAAGTTGGCGGCCGCTCTCGATGCCGGGCACGTCACCCGCAAGCCGCACCCCGAACTGCCGCTGTCTCTCTACACCTACACGCGGACGTGCCAGTACGAGCGGATCTGGAACGAGGTGACCACGCGCTGCCGCGGGCTCGTCGCCGACGACACCACCGGCGAGATCGTCGCGCTGCCGCTGCCGAAGTTCTTCAACGTCGGTGAACACGAGGCCGGTCAGCCGTACGCGCCCGCTCTGCCGGACGAACCGTTCGAGGTGTACGACAAGGTCGACGGAAGCCTCGCGGTGGTCTTCCACTACGCGGACCGGTGGCGGGTCGCGTCCAAGGGGTCCTTCATCAGCGCGCAGGCGAAGTGGGCGCAGCGCCGCCTCGACAACAGGGACACCTCCGCCCTGACGCCCGGGGTGACGTACCTGGCGGAGATCCTGTATCCGCAGAACCGCATCGTCGTCGACTACGGCGACCGCCGGGACCTGGTGCTCCTCGCGGCGATCGGCAGGGACGGCGAGGAGATACCCGTGGCCGGGGCCGAGGCCGCCTGGAAGGCCATCGGGTCCGTGGTCACGAGGTGGCCCGCCATGCCGCTGGCCGACCTGATCGCGCTGACCACGTCGAACACCATGCCCGGCGGCCGTTCCGCGTCCGGCACCGACGCCGAGGGCTTCGTACTGCGCTTCGCCTCCGGTGTGCGGGCGAAGGCCAAGCTCTCCGAGTACGTACGGCTCCACAAGGTACTGACGGGTGTCACCGAGCGGGACATCTGGCGCAGCCACGGCATCCAGCGGTTCGCCGGCATGTCCGCGAAGCGTCTGGCGCAGGGCCTGGGCTGCTCGCGCGCCGAACTCGGGGGCATCACGGCGGCGGGCGGGCGGCCGCTGGACGTCCTGCTGGAGCAGGTACCGGACGAGTTCGACGCATGGGTGCGCGGGGTGATCGCGCGCCTGGAGGCCGACGCGGCGGCGCGCGAGCGCGCCATCGACGAGGCGTTCGGGAAGCTCGCCCATCTGGCCGCCGACCGGGGGGAGTTCGCGCGCGCGGTGCGGGAACTGCCCGACGGGCAGATCCGGGCCGCCATGTTCCTGCGTCTCGACGGACGCCCGACGGACCTCGTCGTGTGGCGGGCCGTCCGGCCCGAGGCGGCCGACCCCTTCAAGACCGATGAGGAGAACTGA